The Apium graveolens cultivar Ventura chromosome 3, ASM990537v1, whole genome shotgun sequence sequence GATCAATAAATATGATATATATAGATAAGGCTACAAAACCCTATTTATTAAATTACAAGTTATCCGTTTTCAATTTTAATCTAGATTTTTGGCTAATcattctaattcaattttaaatcataataaagaAAGTGGAGTTTTAACCTTTGTTAGGAAATAAAGAAAGTGGAGTGATTATTGTGTGTGCAATTGAATTTAAATTTTCGTATATAAAATATGAATTCCCGATATATTTTTCTTGAATAATTTACGTCTTGCCCGATTTCGATCCGATTTTTATTCCGTTTCGATTAGATATTCGGGTAATTTTTCTGGGATAGCCATCCCGGATGGGAAAAGAAAATGGGGAAGTTTTATAATAATATCGGGGTTCGAGGTGGGGACAAGAATTAATGTTTTCCCTTCTCGATCTTCGACCCCGATTCTTTATATATGTCATTTATATTGTAAATCCGTGAAATAATTATGATAGAATCTTTATATTAACTTAGTTGCTATTTCTCCTGCAGTATTCATCACCGAGATATTAGCATGAATCAGAATGTCATTAGCCTCTTATAGTGATTTCAAATCAAATGTTGCATAATAATTCTACAATCAGATGTTTGACTCTCGTTTTCTAGCTGAGCGCAAGCACTACCAGTTGGTCAGATTTAAAACTTTCAAGTTTCCTTTAATCAGTTATGTTTAAATTAGCAGATGTATTGTAGATAAActtaaaaaaaatagaataagaAACAAATTTGAGTCACATATATGTCAAGAATTAGACCACGACATTTCTGAAATGATCTTTCCAGATGCAGGAATCAAACCAAAGGATATTTATTGAAGCCTAAAGAAGAGAATCGACACACACACAAGAAAAGTAGAAGTATCAAAAAATGATTGATGATCCTAGGTAAACAAGCCAAGCAAGAAAAGTTGATACTAGAGTAATCTTCAATGGCATCTTTCCTTTATCCTTCCTCAAAACCATAGCTTCATATATGGGCCAACAATTAAGCACTCCAAAACCAGATAAAAATATCTGCACAAACACATCTTCAAAGCTTTCATTCCCCATAACTACTTGTTTCATCCCATGTAGAAGCGCCCACAAGTTGATTATGGCTGCCATGGTTATTGGAACATGTTATGCCACGTTTTGGCATGACAAATACTTTTTAATAATTTCGTAatttgttaattattaattacGGCTAATAATTAATTGCTTAAGCCCCAAGTTATCCTCTCTCCGAAACGAGGAAAGAATCAATCTCAATAAATCAATAACGGAAAATATCTCTCAACGATATTCTTCAAATCAGAAAGATATCACAACGCTCAGATTAAATCAGATAAAATCGGTAATTACCACATTAACGAAACTTATCCCTAAAGTCTCTTAGGGATAAGCCCAAATTTCACAGAACTGCGTAGGCTTGATCCAATATAAATTGGTACGCAGGCATCTTGGCAAAGAGATCCGATACAATGAGACAAATCGAGACACCTCCCAAGTCCAGCCCCTCTTTTTCATAAACCCTAATCTCACAACTACACACAAATCGCTCTAATATTCCAGCAACCCTCCAATTTCGTGTTGTTACGAAATTCCTCCAAcaacatttggcgctagaaggaggggtacTTTATTATTCGAGGAGGACGAATAATTTTACAAAACTCGTGGGGTTTTGGTTTATCCAGATGGGGGGTCGATAGAggataaaaataaataataaaaaggTTCTTGGCACATGGCGGATGAATTGCAAATAACGAAGAGGACCGGCAGGAGGCGCGTGAAACAAAATGTGGGACCCACCAGAAGAAACAAAAACACAAGAAcgtgatttaaaaaaaaaacaagaaTCGGAAGATCACTTATGGAATAAAAAAGATGGAAAGTGAACATTATGGCCTCATGATAACAGGTTGGCTCATGGGTACGGAAAGaacacaaaaaaataaaaaaaatggttAAAGTGGAGGAATACGGCAGGCGAAGCATGGCaacaaaaaaaaagagaaaaaaagccTCGCAGGATCACGATGGCAGCCAGCAACGGAAAAGATGATCAGAATTCGGAAATTCACAATCGGCCGGGGAAGCGGAAAATAAAGATAAGATTTTTCTTCTCCTGATTTATTTATGCAAATTTATTATTACGTGATGAATGCATAGATATTATGTTTTTCTTCTAATTTTTTATAAGAAAAATATTTAGTGATAAAATTCGTGCGAGTCACATATTTTTATGATTGTAAAATTATTGCGTCATCTTAATTTTGGACGACACACATATTTTGGGAAAAAATCGTACGAGATATTTATTTGAGAGAATTGTGGATTTTTAGAAGATCGTACGAGCTGCATCTTTtggaaaaataaattatatatgcgaGATGCATAATTTTGGGAAAATATTTAAGAAAGAGCATTATTTTTGGGAAAAATAAATATCGTGACAATTTTAAATTGGCATATTTATTATGTTTGAATTGCGTTTAAAATATTTTGCATATACTGTCGCGATAATACATATATGTcgaaaaatattttcaaacttgtGAATGGGAATTGCTATGTTTGGTAGCTTAGACAACCACTTGGAATGATATACACTACCGATTGTGAACTTGTATTGTTGACACCTTACGCCTAGATAGGCAGAAAGATTACAAACGGAAAGATTGAAGGTATGAGCTCACCTTATCTCAAGTATGGAAAGAGATTCAAGGTGCGAGCTCACCTTATCTTAAGTACAGAAAGAGATTGAAGGTCGGGAGTTCCGCCTTATCTTTTGCTGAAGGCATGTTTGTTGATCTTGTTACATTCATATAATACTAGCAGTTCAcctcaataatataattttacaATCGGCTGTTATATCTATCTTGAAGTGTGTACGTCAAGGTCCAACTTAACATCATTGTTCGCAATGGATTTATAAATTTGTGCTCGCACAACCACAAACAAGGGAAATATGTATCTTTTTCGGATCTTGCATGGTCTCGCACGTGCATTCGCATAATTGTTTTGAGCACGAAGGTGCTCTATGTTATTTACTAAACTCCGATTTTTAGTTGTTTCAGCGATTGAAGAATATTTAGTTCTCCACTGCAGCAAGCTACACTGAAGAactggggggtagttgttatgccacGTTTTGGCATGACAAATACTTTTTAATAATTTCGTAatttgttaattattaattacGGCTAATAATTAATTGCTTAAGCCCCAAGTTATCCTCTCTCCGAAACGAGGAAAGAATCAATCTCAATAAATCAATAACGGAAAATATCTCTCAACGATATTCTTCAAATCAGAAAGATATCACAACGCTCAGATTAAATCAGATAAAATCGGTAATTACCACATTAACGAAACTTATCCCTAAAGTCTCTTAGGGATAAGCCCAAATTTCACAGAACTGCGTAGGCTTGATCCAATATAAATTGGTACGCAGGCATCTTGGCAAAGAGATCCGATACAATGAGACAAATCGAGACACCTCCCAAGTCCAGCCCCTCTTTTTCATAAACCCTAATCTCACAACTACACACAAATCGCTCTAATATTCCAGCAACCCTCCAATTTCGTGTTGTTACGAAATTCCTCCAACAACAGAACAAAAAGAGGAGATGGCTCTCTGAATTCAAAGATACATTTTGCATTCCTTTCGCTTTGTTCCCTATCAAGCACCTTGCTAGTTACATTGTACCCGAATGACGACAATCCACAAAGCTCTTGTATATATTCAATTAATGCAAACGGAAAGCTTGAAAGTGATCTCATCATCCACACTCTCTGATTGTTCCACCACCTTTTGGCTGTTGATCCAAATGTTAAATATTCGATAAGATCTTGTGCATAGGCTCCGAGGAAAAGGAAGACATACATGAATAACCATGGATCTGTCACCTGAAATTATAAATAAAGCACAAAATTAAATCCAACTACTAGGCTAAACATATATAGACTCTAGTAGTAGTTTAGTAAAGCATACCTTTGGGAAAATAGCATGTGAAGAATTAATAAGAGCAAGCTGAGGAAAGAAGGAGTATACAATAAGTGGAATGGACCAAATGGGCCAAAATGCATAGTGACCAAAGCAGAAGGCTTGGAGAGGGTTAATGGACCGCAAACCAAAGAGAAGCGGATTATATTTTGAAAATGTGACATCAAGAAGACCCAAGGACCACCTTTTGCTTTGATTGAGCACATCATGGAGTGTTATCGGAGAACTCCCTAAGAATGCAGGTCTTTTTGGATTACAGAATACAGAGCTCCATCCTTGGCATTGGATTCTGTAGCCTGTGTTATAATCCTCCACCAAGGAGCCATACCTAAATCCTATCTGCAATAAGTAGACAATAATTGATATTTTTCTAGGACATCATGGCAGCTGGGAGGGAAAATGAAGCAGTACTAAAGAAGGTGATCATCTGTGATAGATGAGGCTATAAGTGTTAGTAAAGTAAGTACCAAAAAGTCTAACCTCTGATCCCCACTTGCTTTGAGCCTCAAAGTTACAACCTGCAACGTGGCGTGCCATTGTCATAACTTCCACAGAGCTTATGGACTTGTTTATAGTGTCTGAAGTTTGCGGAGGTATATGTGATCCTGGACTTCCAAACAGTACATTTCTACGAAAGAAGGCCCCAGAGCCCATGTACGTAGGTCCAAGTATACCATCGTATCCATAACAATTATGGAGAACAACATCTCTAACTTCAGCACTATATATGTCATCCTTGTTAATCCCATGGAAAGTTTGCGGGAACTGGACCAGTGCCAAATTTGGGTCCATTTTAGGATCAGTAAAATAACACAGAACACGAAGTGGTGTCTTTGGATCATTCGAGAACATGTCACAATCTTGCGTTAAGACTATAGGGGCATTTGTCATTGTCGCTGAAACTCGAAGCTTATAAAAGCATGAAAACAGAAATAAAGATTAATTTAATGTTTACATCAATGGTTTATCcgattataaaatttatatctaCTATTACCAGAACGTTAAGTGCACCAGCTTTGTAATTGTGAAACGTAGACTTGGTCTTTTCTCTGGAAACATACACAAGATTTGGCATTTGGTGACCATTATGCTTTTCAGTGGCACCCTCCATTACCACCTGCAAGGTTTTTTTCGTGTTTGATTTAAAGCGACCATTTATTGATGCCCAAATTTTGAAGAGGGTTTTGTACAAAACTGTgatcaagtaaaaataatgagaCCTGAACAACGGAAGGATGACTTCGCAGAGTAAAAACAGGAGTATTTTGCCATAGGGCAAAAACTCTGTGAGCTTCTTTGTCTGTCACATATCCATCGATGCTCCCTCTTTGGACCACGTTATTGATCCTCATTTTCATCCTTTGGTACATAACCTTCGACCATCCCCAATTAATTTTAGTCCCTCCAAAGATTTAGATGTACAATTATATTTGTTCTATTTCGTCACAATATAAGGTTGACTTAAAAGAAAAAACACAACTTTCAAATTGGTTGTTTCAGAAGTTCAGTTATTTTAAAGGTTAGTCATAATCTTTATTTTTTATGTAAGAGAATATTAATTTCTCTAGCAGCTAAGAAGTTTGAATTTAAAAGCCTGAGCACTAAAAGTGATAAGAAAAGTACCTTAATTTGATCATGTTTAGCAGGGCTGAAATTAGTCTGTGATGCAAAATATGCTTCAGGGGCCCTATCAAGTAAGCTGTGCTTGTTACAGTATGGGAGCCAATGTTTAGCAAACTCAGCAGCTTCCATCAGAGCAAACAGTGTGAGCTGTGATCCTCCATCATCCGATACATACACCGAAAGTTTGTCCGCAGGATAATCATAAGCCATCAACGACAACACAGTATTCACCACGCCAATTGGTGGCTCCTTGTATGGATCAGCAGTGCATACGAAGACGTCCAGAGCTGGATATTCACTGTCATCCAACGTCAGGTTTTCGGGAAATACCTGGCGACGGACAGGAGACATGCGAAAGGATTGCCTAGTAAACCACATAAATGCCAGAACCAAATCGGCTACTAACATAATTATAGTGGTTTTCCTGGTAGTCCTATGATCAGTAGAACTAACAATGTTATGACAGTGATGAAATATTAAAGCAAAAATAGATATTAAATACGTAGCTGCAAATAAACGGTTGAACCAAGTTCGGCGCATGGCCGATTTTGTATGTAGAACACCATCATCAAGCTGCACCTTGGACATGCTCGTATATTTTCTATAGATCAGTTTATTCACAGTACACAGTTAGCGAAACCTCTGTACTACATATATACAAAGTCTTTTTGTCTTTCTGGATATTCCTTGTCAGCCAAGAGCGGTCATACATGGATTTACTAGAAACAATTAGGGATAGCAGAATGTTGCTTTGCTGCACATAATTACATACATGCATATcctaaaatattttttaaaaaaatcaattaatagaTCCCGTATTTTGGCTAAAAAAGAACTCTAAGACAGTTTTTCAATATTACCAatgttatcaatcttgtacgataaagacattattatatatattgaatatataactaattcataagaacattgctaattcttaaatcacataagcatataagaattaacaagtaaattaggagaagggtttgagaaaacaaacagagattggatttaatctcgagtccagaaaactgtctccttaaagcagtttcgccccgcaccatccgtatttagcgacctgcttcccgggataaaacgagatactagtataatcgatagatcgaatatactctcagcgaacttgaactgagcccgagaactatcaccagaatattgaaaaaatttaagactaaagagatcaagaatgaaagagatgactcttatttccttgacttaataaaactggtgccctaaggctctatttataaagagaggcttgaaatgacttgtttttcttttcgatgtggtacatggtatttataagaaaaactaaggaataggtttgtactactctcgatgtggtacaaaaccaattttcatattaaaaggtaaaactttggaacatcagttctcattcaccttttactcattttgagcgtgttaatatgcgttggaatcccctcgaagagaagaatacgttccaataaatacacaccactaacacataatgtgtctcactcatatagagtctcaaaatgattcacaacttagtctaaaatactaagtttgtccaacaatcccccacaaatgagattgatggtccagtagcacaCACCACATAGacaccacatagacagacagacgcggagcttgacttggtgatagttccggcggtcagatatagcatacgataggtagagaatgctccttgaaccttcactcgaataagtatatcgactttactggtagacagtatgacgcgatgtccttgaactgttcgaccgtttgtgtaaacgatgacatactcatcactatatctttcctgactcattcagttctcatgattatgtccattttggccctgtaacatcgtcctggttctgcaagagtttctaaagaattgtgcctcgcaattctcctttgaagcggccatacttctcccttacataggtgatctttatcttatagagtaacccgcgtttactcaaccgaatattatgtattcaaacttgaaatccttgtattcgtcaaagatcattaaaagcataaagcttaacctcgtaccttacgggtctcattgtttcatcatcatagaaataggccaggggttacccccacagtgatttggtcatcatgatttagttgtcccattgaaccaagttcttgggatctccagtcagcaaggttgggtgtccaccatgacgccgttaagcaataggccaggctcattcctctcgatgatttgacaactatctctcggtctaactagattcccttgtcttaaacagattcgctcagtttaaccatctggttagtggatccaaacattatcatttgactttacatagtcaatcatgataattctcgttgagaatagttgtttaatggtattatgtcctcatcatagatgtgagacataccatttcatacacaataatgtgatctcccaatttgcatattgattacacgatatatgcatattgaagacacattttccttgtcatttaggaatatccttacaaagtggctactcagccttttaactgcatttattttatgcaccagactcgtattccatcatgaatcgagctaagtttaggatttccatgacacgactgctaagtgtgaaatgtattctcgaatgacttttaagttcttaaagtcaaatatctaatttacatactatattcacatagtacaattagatatctttcgtattgcagtccaagctcacgagcacatatcatacaccttaaatctcattgcaatcacttccaagtgaccaatttccattgtcctcgtgcatctacccagtttaccaactgtgtagcctatgtctaattttgtacaattttaaaaagtacaacaaacttgcaatccttcttgagagatccttgttcatctacgcttggataaatataaatccattccagctatgacaactttagcttcgttgatctcttcaaaattcacatcaccaacatgtgacatgtatcatctAAAACTATTAAAGTCAAgaagattgtaatcttcaaataaaaacttttcaatctcatcaagattttcagagatgatcctcttgtcattacttctcgtaatgatcagatcactcacatgcaatcaattatgacttgcatatcatgtgtaaataacacatgcacacttgtcaattttctgattttgaatcagtttAACATCTCATATTGACTTATTTCAcatttatgaaataactttactagttattacttaaggcttcacttgttattgatattaccagcttttagcgtcccaaaaaccagcaatttcagtttgcatcattaccgagtttaagcatccttaaactggcaatccttattcacatagcaaccaattttgagcgtcctcaaaatggcaaccatgtcatttatttgaagccattgcttatcatagcaatatcaaatttaatatgccattatttcgtgtcaatgttgtttcactcaacatgatcaccgaaaatacagattttctactcttgctttatctagagcaaccctcgggttcacgtaaatagatatttctccaaatatctatttagaaagaccgtctcaatgttcattgatgcacttttaaatttcacaatacgataattttagtatcatcttaatgaaccttattctcaaaactcgagaatatttcataaattatataaggtcatcactttcgactgtaatatttttgtatcagtctgaccttatacttccttcagacccatatatattttcccaatttaaaaattcatttgggtcctaattcttctatctcgtaagaagatctatatattttttaaacaagattctgtcaaacagaaccactctctctatttcttaacatcctttcccccacaaaggacatagagagaacatgcacaatccattttctagtacacgtgctagaaaatcttgatttattgactctcagtaatagtcaaattttctcttgatatattcacttatcaagaaattatacgagaagcgcattgcttctattaaatttacgagttcaccttcaagcaaattatcaagacattcgggactagcaattatccaagtcttttgctctctgcaggttcatcctcacattcatccaataactcgtaagttcatttagatgacttttaattacagatctactaggatctactagcttatcgcataagcattcctaaactctgtaatagtattcttacgaatctcaaaaattagattcatatatcggatattattagactcaaccattgtctatgtatccatccaaaatatctcaattgattttggatctcatgctaccaacagaggtattggtatcaagtttcgagatacccccacatttcaattattttcaagaatgtttcattacattCCACTATCACTACAAGGAAAAGATCAATAGACATCGTTTTCTGGCCGATGTCTATGTTAATTCGTAAgcgatgttgatgtcggtgatgtctattctagacatcggtcaAACACCGATGTCTTTTACCCCATTAGACATCGATTTTGACAGACTAACCGATGTCCATGCATTCATTTTTTATAACAAAAGTTTGAAATAAAAAAGTTTCTAAACAAATTACACGCATTATATGTCATTAAACATATCATACACTAGGTATTTATCCACATACACATCATATTTTTAGTTTAAAGTGATGTATAATATGCTGTTAGACATCGATTTTTTGCGAGATATATGATGTCTATTTAGTTgttagacatcagtttttaaacaataaaagtgatgtatatttgtttcttagacatcggtttttaaacAATAAAAGTGATGCATATTTGTTTCTTAAACATcaatatttagaaaataaaagCGATGTATACTAAATTTTTAGACATCAATTTTTCTATTGTAAAGGTGATGCATATTTATTTCTTAAACATCAATGTTTAGAAAATAAAATCTGATGTATTTGTTACTACTGGGCACAAATCAAATTAGAAATTGGAATATATAAGCACCACACCATTAACAAAATATATTCAACTAACTGTCATCTAACAAAATTATTTATCATTGTCAATGTGCAATATACTTAAAAAGCAAAATATAAAAAACATTTTAAATATATACATCAATTGATATATACTTTGTGCAGATTGGTGTGCTGCTTAATCTTCACCCGAAAATTACTTGTAGTTGGCAACCATTTGGCATGGACGGTAAAATGCTACCCTTTGGTTTCCATTTGTACTGTTGAAATTCTTGATTAGGCCTATAATTGTGAAAATGGTTAAATTTTCCATCAATAAGTGAACAAGAACCAGGCTAAATATACAGTGTACAAATCATCTTTCACCAACTCTGCATCAAAAAATCACAATTCATCAGCCATTACTAACTATCCTTTTTTTTATACATTTCTCAATATTCAATTTCTTATCTGCACCTGAAAAAGGCTCCTTCCTCTGTTCCTCTGTTTCTTTGACATAGAAGAAGTAAAATTTCTAACCATCACTTTTTCTGCAATTCTTTTATCTCCATTACTACCAGCAAGTCCATCTGAATTGGCAGTTTGATTGGCTTTTTTGGACTTGGCCTCAAGTATTTGCTCTGAATGTGATTTAATGTACATAAATTAGTGTACATATTATTTATTGAGGTTATTCATAATGTCAATAATTGCATccgaaaattaaaaaaaaattatgaaaagaacaCCTGAAAAATGGTGAGAAAAGCTGTGCAAGAAGGCACATGAATAACAGAGAATAAAACATTATGCCAAGTTCTACTGAGTAGCAAATGACTAGATAAGCTCAAACCAGCACAAACGTCTCTACAAATGTCAAAAAATTATGTTAAACACCATCTACATTAAAACAAAGATAAGAATAGTAAAACACCATCTACATTAAAAAAATATACATGAAAAGTCAATGACATACCATAAATTCATCTAGACACAACAAATATATACAAGTGAACATCTAACTAACAACTTATCATCTATAGACCCCGATAAAACTAAATATATCAAACAATCACGGCAGACTTGCTTCATGCAATGCATAGGCATAGactcatatatttatataaatataaagaACATGTGCAAAACTTAGTGAGCAAACCATAAATATGCCTGAATCCCGCATATGTAATTAAAAGAGCATATATATGTATTGAATAAAGTAAACCTTCTACAGAAAGAGAACTGTACTGGTGATCACATTCATCTGGTTGAGGGAGATTTGTCGAAGTGCTTCCCTCTGTCTATAACTAACACGGGTAGGACGCAGATATATCACGTCAAAATTAGCAGAGAACTTTGCATCTTCACTAGGCCCGTCCCTGTACCCAGCTACATTTGACTTCCGTCCAGCAATAGTAGTTATGCCTGCATCCAGATTTATGCTTTAAAATTAACATTTCCCTTCAAAGGAAACTGGAAGGAGGAGGGATGCTTTATTTTTGTTCAAACAATATATTCACACAGAGTTACAACAATCAGGTCCATTTATAACCACCAATGTTTAAGAGATCCAATGACAGATGGTGTTCCTCTAGCACCTCAATTAAGTTCAGCTTATATCTACTTTCTAGAAACCATACGGTGTTCCTCTACAACCTCTATAGTATTGGACATATGTTCTTATCTTAGGTTCTATCATAGTTATTCACCACACAACTTTACTTCTACGATTAATAGCCTATCACTA is a genomic window containing:
- the LOC141714242 gene encoding cellulose synthase-like protein G3; protein product: MSKVQLDDGVLHTKSAMRRTWFNRLFAATYLISIFALIFHHCHNIVSSTDHRTTRKTTIIMLVADLVLAFMWFTRQSFRMSPVRRQVFPENLTLDDSEYPALDVFVCTADPYKEPPIGVVNTVLSLMAYDYPADKLSVYVSDDGGSQLTLFALMEAAEFAKHWLPYCNKHSLLDRAPEAYFASQTNFSPAKHDQIKVMYQRMKMRINNVVQRGSIDGYVTDKEAHRVFALWQNTPVFTLRSHPSVVQVVMEGATEKHNGHQMPNLVYVSREKTKSTFHNYKAGALNVLLRVSATMTNAPIVLTQDCDMFSNDPKTPLRVLCYFTDPKMDPNLALVQFPQTFHGINKDDIYSAEVRDVVLHNCYGYDGILGPTYMGSGAFFRRNVLFGSPGSHIPPQTSDTINKSISSVEVMTMARHVAGCNFEAQSKWGSEIGFRYGSLVEDYNTGYRIQCQGWSSVFCNPKRPAFLGSSPITLHDVLNQSKRWSLGLLDVTFSKYNPLLFGLRSINPLQAFCFGHYAFWPIWSIPLIVYSFFPQLALINSSHAIFPKVTDPWLFMYVFLFLGAYAQDLIEYLTFGSTAKRWWNNQRVWMMRSLSSFPFALIEYIQELCGLSSFGYNVTSKVLDREQSERNAKCIFEFREPSPLFVLLLEEFRNNTKLEGCWNIRAICV